A portion of the Candidatus Binataceae bacterium genome contains these proteins:
- a CDS encoding ATP-binding protein, whose translation MEQHPKVHRPARVTESTAGCASVLDTCGQKAKKVRPGHAARAARRPSDAPIEATPEELDAIRRQLGAIEHSLATLFGDCYARGPQSESSRRAAADIVEGDFDAIVAQWTGAIRGMFNPQAIPQNDQIPENCTNALIRFIDNLRDRDDLATYVYLRRHCQEGMLSRVKPSEFNVLHIALKQIILERVRATLKGRRMERVRDAVVAAIDERRLMVSQFYIESRERALRVSEEKYRNSIDHAPDPMYEIEPHTWTVLGANAAAEELHRIVPGQQDTPLVGRSLAELGPPPERPHILKHVEKVVREGSDQILDWPLAGRYFDVNSALISFGNRQFVHMILHDVTQRREMLDELLRAERLAAAGTFAAGVAHEVNNPLASISSLVQSLLSEECDSARRTTLHTILGQITRISGTLKDLVNFARPAPAQRTRLDLNGLVTETIRLVGYNNRFHGISFEPHLAADLKPAFADSNEIQQVLINLLFNAADATHREGGAIRIVTENLPARDNGGPIRKVSMRVVDNGIGIPPEHLNRVFDPFFTTKPAGAGVGLGLSLCQRIILANHGTIRIDSELGKGTAVTICLPVYDGDAAAAAVTAQ comes from the coding sequence GTGGAGCAGCACCCCAAGGTCCATCGCCCGGCGCGCGTCACCGAGTCCACAGCCGGTTGTGCCAGCGTGCTCGACACCTGCGGGCAGAAAGCGAAGAAAGTCCGTCCGGGCCATGCGGCCAGGGCGGCGCGCCGCCCCAGCGACGCGCCCATCGAGGCGACCCCCGAGGAGCTGGACGCCATCCGCCGGCAGCTCGGCGCGATCGAGCATTCGCTGGCGACCCTGTTCGGCGACTGTTACGCGCGGGGGCCGCAAAGCGAAAGTTCGCGCCGCGCCGCCGCCGACATCGTCGAAGGCGACTTCGACGCGATCGTTGCGCAATGGACTGGCGCGATCCGCGGGATGTTCAATCCGCAGGCGATCCCGCAAAACGATCAAATTCCCGAGAACTGCACCAACGCGCTCATCCGCTTCATCGACAACCTGCGCGACCGCGACGACCTCGCCACTTACGTCTATCTGCGCCGCCACTGCCAGGAGGGGATGCTGTCGCGGGTCAAGCCGTCGGAGTTCAACGTCCTGCACATCGCGCTCAAGCAGATCATCCTCGAGCGGGTGCGCGCGACGCTCAAGGGGCGGCGGATGGAGCGGGTGCGCGACGCGGTGGTGGCGGCGATCGACGAGCGCCGGCTGATGGTCTCGCAGTTCTACATCGAGTCGCGCGAGCGCGCACTGCGGGTTTCCGAAGAGAAGTACCGCAACTCGATCGACCACGCCCCCGACCCGATGTACGAAATCGAGCCGCACACCTGGACTGTGCTCGGCGCCAACGCCGCCGCCGAGGAGCTCCATCGGATCGTTCCCGGACAGCAGGATACGCCGCTGGTCGGCCGTTCGCTGGCCGAGCTGGGGCCGCCGCCGGAGCGCCCGCACATCCTCAAGCACGTCGAGAAGGTGGTGCGCGAGGGCTCCGACCAGATCCTCGACTGGCCCCTGGCGGGCCGCTACTTCGACGTCAACTCGGCGCTGATCTCGTTCGGCAACCGCCAGTTCGTGCACATGATCCTGCACGACGTGACTCAGCGGCGCGAGATGCTCGACGAGCTGCTGCGCGCCGAGCGGCTGGCCGCCGCCGGCACCTTCGCCGCCGGGGTCGCGCACGAGGTCAACAATCCGCTCGCGTCGATTTCCTCGCTCGTGCAGTCGCTGCTCTCCGAGGAGTGCGACTCGGCGCGACGCACCACCCTGCACACCATCCTGGGCCAGATCACACGCATCTCGGGCACCCTCAAGGACCTGGTCAACTTCGCCCGCCCGGCGCCCGCCCAACGCACCCGGCTCGACCTCAACGGCCTGGTCACCGAGACCATCCGCCTGGTCGGGTACAACAACCGCTTCCACGGCATCAGCTTCGAGCCCCATCTGGCGGCGGACCTCAAGCCCGCCTTCGCCGACAGCAACGAGATCCAGCAGGTGCTGATTAACCTGCTCTTCAACGCTGCCGATGCGACCCATCGCGAGGGCGGCGCGATCCGCATCGTGACCGAAAACCTGCCCGCGCGCGACAACGGCGGGCCGATCAGGAAGGTCTCGATGCGCGTCGTGGACAACGGCATCGGCATCCCGCCTGAGCATCTCAATCGCGTCTTCGACCCCTTTTTCACCACCAAGCCGGCGGGCGCGGGCGTCGGACTGGGGCTGTCGCTCTGCCAGCGCATTATCCTGGCCAACCACGGCACCATCCGCATCGACAGCGAGCTGGGCAAGGGCACCGCTGTGACCATCTGTCTGCCGGTGTACGACGGCGATGCCGCGGCGGCCGCCGTCACAGCGCAATGA